The Opitutus sp. DNA window TCGTGCGTGAGCACGAGGTGTTTTTTCTGGCTGCGGTGCGCCGAATCCTTGAGCTCACGCTCAAGGCCACAAGGAGTGTGTTCGCGAAGAGTGTGGCCTTGAGCGTGAGCTCAAGGATTCGGCTGATCTGCGTTCGACTAGTCAGGGGCCAAACTCCAGATGCAGGCTAGAAGCCTGCGCTACGGGCGGAAGGTGTTGTCACTGCGCGGTCACCGGCAGCATGCCGTCGGCGAACTCGGCCGCCAGCCGCTGGCCCTTCTGGACCGCGGCTTTTTTCTGCACCGGCTTCCCGTCGACATCGCGCATAATCACAAAACCACGGTTCAGCACCGAGGCCGGACTGGCCGCTTGCAACCGTTTCCAGAGCGCCAGCAAGCGCTGCGATTCCGACTCCACGCGCCGCTGCGGCGAGCGTTCCCGCAACAACGAAGCCACTTCGCTCAAGCGCTGACGGTGGTCCTGCACCGACCGCGCCAGCGCCGCCGCCAAACGGTTGCTCAGGTCGTCCAGACGCAGATAACCACGCTCGATCTGCGCCGAGGGGGCGAGCAACCGCAGCCGCGAACGGGCGTGGTCGAGCCGCTCACCCGCCGTCTCCAATGCGGTGCCGACGTGATGATTCAAATCCTCCGCCGCCCGCTCGACGCGCTCCGCCGCCGCCACAAATCCACTCGAAATCAACTCGGCCGCCGCGCTGGGCGTTTCGACGCGTACGTCGGCCGCAAAGTCGCACAGGGTAAAATCGATCTCGTGCCCCACCGCCGAGATAATCGGCAGCGGACATGCCGCCACCGCGCGCACCAGCGGCTCTTCGTTGAACGCCCACAAGTCCTCCAGCGAGCCGCCGCCGCGCCCAATCACCAGCAGGTCAAACACGACGCCGCACTCCGCCGGATCGCACGCCACGCGGAGCATCTCGACCAGCTCTGCCGCCGCCCCCTCACCCTGCACTTTGGCGGGCAACACCACGACCTGTCCGCGCCACCCGCGCCGGATTAGAATTCGCACAAAATCCTGCACCGCCGCGCCGGTCGGCGAGGTGATAAAACCCACCGTGCGCGGCATGGGGGGAATCGCGATTTTGTTCTCCGCCGCGAACAGGCCCTCCTCGGCGAGCCGGCGCTTGAGCGCCTCGAACTCGCGTTGCAGGCGCCCCACCCCGTCCTCGATCACCGCGCGCACAATCAACTGGTAGTTACCCCGCGCCTCGTAGACCGAGATTTCCCCGTAAACGAGCACCTGCACGCCGTCGCGCAGTTTTACGTCCTGCCGGGCCGCGTCGCCGCGAAACATCACCGCCGAGAGCTGGGCACCGGCGTCCTTGAGCGAAAAATACACATGCCCGCTGGCCTGGACGCGCAAGTTGGACACCTCGCCGCGCACCCAACTGGGGCGCACCTGCGACTCGAGCACGGCCTTCACCCGCCGCGTGAACTCGCTGACGCTCACCACCCGCGTTGCGCTTTCTTGGTTTTCCAAATCGTTGTTCATACAGATGAGGCGGCCGCGGCCTTTTTACGCTGAAGGTAACGGCACAAGAAACGTGCGCCGACGGCGAGCGCCACCATCAGGCTCAACGCGAACAACGCGCCCTTCGCCTGTCCCTGCATGAGTTCATCGCCGAAGTAAATGAACGGGCAAACCTGCAGCGCGTTCACCACCCAAGAGATGATCAAGTACGGCACAAACGGGATGCCGGCCGCGCCCAACAAATAACTCTGGAGCATAAACGGCGTGCCCGGGGCGACCCGCACCAGCAGCACCAGGCTGGCTTGATCCTCCGGGGCGACCACGGGGATTTTAAGCCCCTGCCACGCAAACAGGCGGGCGATCCACGGCCGCAACATCCAGCGGGCCAAGGCGTAAGTCAGGATGATATTCACGGCTAGGCTCACCAAGGACAGCGCCATGACCAGCGGCAAACCCAGCGTCGGGGCAAAAACCGGGCCGGCAATCAGGGTGAAAATCGACAGCGGCGCGCCCACCGACGGCAAAAGGGCCATCAGAGTAAAAAACGCCAACGGGCCCAAGCCGCGCAGCCAGACCAACACCGCGTCGAGCGCCGGACGCAGTTGGAAACCCTCGGTTTGCAACGCCCAGTAAATTAACGCGCACGCAGCCACTCCACTCACGGCAAAGGCGGTGAGCAGCAGCCAGCGAGGGGCCGTGAGGAGACGTTTCATGTCCGCCTACCCTGCCCGCCACCGCCAAACACCGTCAAGCCAGCCGTGCCATTGTAACTCCTCGCCTGTTCGCGAGACGCTTTACGCGGACATTTAGGTCTGTGCTTTACCGCGTGCAGCCGACACTCCTGTCTCAGGTAAACACACCTCGACGCTCGCCGCTCAACCGGCAGACCTGTCGGAGCCACTCAAATTCACGCATGAAACTCTCCATCGTCATCCCCTGTTACAACGAAGTCGGCACCATCCGGTCTATTGTGGACCGCGTGCGTGCCGCCCCGGTTGCCGACAAGGAAATCATCATCGTGGACGAT harbors:
- the xseA gene encoding exodeoxyribonuclease VII large subunit, encoding MNNDLENQESATRVVSVSEFTRRVKAVLESQVRPSWVRGEVSNLRVQASGHVYFSLKDAGAQLSAVMFRGDAARQDVKLRDGVQVLVYGEISVYEARGNYQLIVRAVIEDGVGRLQREFEALKRRLAEEGLFAAENKIAIPPMPRTVGFITSPTGAAVQDFVRILIRRGWRGQVVVLPAKVQGEGAAAELVEMLRVACDPAECGVVFDLLVIGRGGGSLEDLWAFNEEPLVRAVAACPLPIISAVGHEIDFTLCDFAADVRVETPSAAAELISSGFVAAAERVERAAEDLNHHVGTALETAGERLDHARSRLRLLAPSAQIERGYLRLDDLSNRLAAALARSVQDHRQRLSEVASLLRERSPQRRVESESQRLLALWKRLQAASPASVLNRGFVIMRDVDGKPVQKKAAVQKGQRLAAEFADGMLPVTAQ
- a CDS encoding TVP38/TMEM64 family protein, producing the protein MKRLLTAPRWLLLTAFAVSGVAACALIYWALQTEGFQLRPALDAVLVWLRGLGPLAFFTLMALLPSVGAPLSIFTLIAGPVFAPTLGLPLVMALSLVSLAVNIILTYALARWMLRPWIARLFAWQGLKIPVVAPEDQASLVLLVRVAPGTPFMLQSYLLGAAGIPFVPYLIISWVVNALQVCPFIYFGDELMQGQAKGALFALSLMVALAVGARFLCRYLQRKKAAAASSV